The following proteins come from a genomic window of Chiroxiphia lanceolata isolate bChiLan1 chromosome 16, bChiLan1.pri, whole genome shotgun sequence:
- the CARD11 gene encoding caspase recruitment domain-containing protein 11 isoform X2 — MNTQGGEPEMDDCLETLKDEEEALWENVECNRHMLSRYINPAKLTPYLRQCKVIDEQDEDEVLNSLMLPSKINRAGRLLDILHTKGQRGYVVFLESLEFYYPELYKLVTGKEPTRRFSTIVVEEGHEGLTHFLMNEIIKLQQQVKTKDVQRCELLAKSRQLEDERKQLKLNKIELLTFQERYNKMKEERNNYNDELVKVKDENYNLAMRYAQLSDEKSMAVIRSRDLQLEIDQLKHRLNKVEEECKLERNQSLKLKNDIENRPKKEQVLELERENEMMKTKIQELQSIIQADKRSLPDSDKAILDILEHDRKEALEDRHELVNKIFNLQEEIRHVEDLRDKYLEEKEDLELKCSTLGKDCEMYKHRMNTVMIQLEEVEKERDQAFRSRDEAQTQYSHCLIEKDKYRKQIRELEERNDELRIEVVRKEACIVNLECKLRRLSKDNNFLDQSLPRNLPITIISQTFGNSSPKANGQEADDSSTSEDSPEDNKFFLPDQARLKRRLNLKGIQISPRAKSPVSMNKTSEFQAVRAQDEDGADASNGRTDTSSSVSISSSEVSKIQALRNRNDSIMSTTPEPPGNDSIVRRCKEDAPHCSLVEEDNDSFGCDALELDDDSHDRQSHGAPSVHSSSSSHQSEGLDAYDLEHVNSLFRKFSLERPFRPSVTSVGRLRNSCHAIQRVTLSGDSLNSEITLVGGNDRGSFISSVKTGSPAEKAGLREGHQILLLEGCIKGENQSVPLDTCTKEEVHWTIQRCSGPVTLQYKSNHEGYRKLLSELEEGLITSGDSFHIRLNLNISSQLDCCSLSVRCDEIVHILDTMYQGRCEWHCARVDPFTDRDLEMGTIPSYSRAQQLLLVKLQRLMHRGSKDETENSYNTLRALRPEEPAQPNDPKTSPRLSRASFLLGQILQFVSRSENKYKRMNSNERVRIVTGWPSGLARTSSEAKKQLPEKLEDLDSESEINKKLSLIPYSLVRPIHCERRRPVLFTPTMLAKPLVQKLLNSGGALEFNICKPDIVTKEEFLRKQRTETVIFSREKNLNTYECIVPANIEAVTAKNKHCLLEAGISCTKDLIKAKIYPIVLFIRVSEKNIKRFRKLLPKPEAEDEFLRLCRLKEKELEALPCLYASVEADAWSSIEDLIRIIKDRIGEEQRKTIWVDEDQL; from the exons GAGGAGAGCCAGAGATGGACGACTGCCTGGAGACACTGAAAGATGAGGAGGAGGCTTTGTGGGAGAACGTGGAATGCAACCGGCACATGCTCAGCCGGTACATCAACCCCGCCAAGCTGACCCCCTACCTGCGGCAGTGCAAGGTCATCGACGAGCAGGACGAGGATGAGGTGCTCAACTCACTTATGCTGCCCTCCAAAATTAACAGAGCAG GCCGACTGCTGGACATCCTCCACACCAAGGGCCAAAGGGGCTACGTGGTTTTCTTAGAGAGCCTGGAGTTCTACTACCCTGAGCTCTACAAACTGGTAACAGGGAAAGAACCTACACGGAGATTTTCCACTATTGTTG TGGAGGAGGGACACGAAGGCCTTACCCATTTCCTAATGAATGAGATCATTAAGCTCCAGCAGCAAGTGAAGACAAAGGACGTGCAGCGCTGCGAACTCCTGGCCAAGTCTCGGCAGCTGGAGGACGAGCGGAAGCAGCTCAAACTGAACAAGATAGAGCTGCTGACCTTCCAGGAGAGGTACAACAAGAtgaaggaggagaggaacaaCTACAACGACGAGCTGGTGAAGGTGAAGGATGAGAACTACAACCTGGCCATGAGATACGCCCAGCTGAGTGACGAGAAGAGCATGGCCGTGATAAGGAGCCGAGACCTCCAGCTAGAG ATTGACCAGCTGAAGCATCGCTTGAACAAGGTGGAGGAGGAGTGCAAGCTGGAGAGGAACCAGTCTTTGAAGCTGAAAAATGACATTGAAAACCGGCCCAAAAAGGAACAGGTTCTGGAGCTGGAACGGGAAAATGAGATGATGAAGACCAAAATCCAGGAATTACAGTCCATCATTCAG GCTGACAAGCGGAGTTTGCCGGATTCAGACAAAGCAATTCTGGATATTCTGGAACACGACCGTAAGGAGGCACTGGAAGATCGTCACGAGTTGGTCAACAAGATCTTTAATCTCCAGGAGGAGATTCGTCATGTGGAGGACTTGAGAGACAAG TATCTTGAGGAGAAAGAGGATTTGGAGTTGAAGTGCTCAACACTAGGAAAAGACTGTGAGATGTACAAGCACCGTATGAACACTGTGATGATACAGCTGGAAGAGGTGGAAAAGGAGCGAGACCAG GCGTTCCGCTCACGCGACGAGGCTCAGACGCAGTACTCACACTGTCTGATCGAGAAGGATAAATACAGGAAGCAGATCCgagagctggaggagaggaatgACGAGCTCCGGATCGAGGTGGTTCGGAAGGAAGCGTGTATTGTCAACCTGGAGTGCAAACTCCGGCGGCTCTCCAAGGACAACAACTTCCTCGACCAG AGTTTGCCACGGAATCTACCCATTACCATTATCTCCCAGACCTTCGGGAATTCCAGCCCAAAAGCCAACGGTCAGGAAGCCGATGACTCCTCCACTTCTGAAGACTCTCCAGAAGACAACAAGTTCTTCTTGCCTGATCAAGCTCGTCTCAAGAGAAGACTGAATCTAAAGGGAATCCAG ATAAGTCCAAGAGCTAAATCCCCTGTCAGCATGAACAAAACATCAGAGTTTCAAG CAGTGAGAGCGCAGGACGAGGACGGGGCCGACGCCAGCAACGGCCGCACGGACACGAGTTCTTCTGTCTCCATCAGCAGCTCTGAAGTCAGCAAGATT CAAGCGCTGAGGAATCGCAACGACAGCATCATGTCGACCACTCCCGAGCCTCCAGGAAATGATTCCATAGTCCGGCGGTGCAAAGAGGATGCCCCTCATTGCAG CCTGGTTGAAGAGGACAATGACAGCTTTGGATGTGATGCTTTGGAGCTGGATG atGACAGTCATGACAGGCAGTCACATGGAGCTCCTTCAGTGcattcttcctcttcttctcatCAGTCAGAAGGCCTGGATGCCTATGACCTTGAGCATGTCAACTCCCTGTTTAGGAAGTTCTCTCTGGAAAG GCCCTTTCGTCCCTCTGTCACGTCCGTGGGCCGCCTCAGGAACTCGTGCCACGCGATCCAGCGCGTGACGCTGAGCGGGGACAGCCTCAACTCCGAGATCACCCTGGTGGGGGGCAACGACAGGGGGAGCTTCATCAGCTCTGTCAAGACAGGATCACCTGCGGAGAAAGCTGGACTTCGAGAGGGCCACCAAATCCTCCTG TTGGAGGGCTGCATTAAAGGGGAAAATCAGAGTGTTCCCTTGGATACTTGCACAAAGGAAGAAGTTCACTGGACAATTCAGAGGTGCAGTGGTCCAGTAACACTCCAGTATAAATCAAATCATGAAG GTTACAGGAAGCTGCTGTCGGAGCTGGAGGAAGGGCTGATCACATCGGGGGACTCGTTCCACATCCGCCTGAACCTGAACATCTCCAGCCAGCTGgactgctgctccctgtccgTGAGGTGTGACGAGATCGTCCACATCCTGGACACCATGTACCAGGGCAGGTGTGAGTGGCACTGTGCCAGGGTGGATCCATTCACGGACAGAGACCTGGAAATGGGGACCATCCCCAGCTACAGCAG AGCCCAGCAACTTCTTTTGGTGAAACTGCAGCGGTTGATGCACAGAGGAAGCAAAGATGAGACAGAAAACTCCTATAACACCCTTCGGGCACTCCGG CCAGAGGAGCCTGCCCAGCCGAACGACCCAAAAACCAGCCCTCGCCTGTCCAGAGCCAGCTTTCTTTTGGGTCAGATTTTACAG TTTGTCAGTAGgtctgaaaacaaatacaagCGTATGAACAGCAACGAGCGCGTCCGCATCGTCACCGGCTGGCCCTCTGGTCTGGCACGGACCTCATCAGAAGCAAAGAAGCAGTTGCCTGAGAAACTAGAAG ATTTGGATTCTGAAAGTGAAATCAATAAGAAGCTCAGTCTGATCCCCTATAGCCTGGTGAGACCCATCCACTGTGAGCGCAGGCGCCCCGTGCTTTTCACCCCCACCATGCTTGCCAAGCCCTTGGTACAGAAGCTTCTCAACTCTGGAGGTGCCCTGGAATTCAACATATGCAAGCCAG ATATTGTAACAAAGGAGGAGTTCTTAAGGAAGCAAAGGACAGAGACTGTCAtcttcagcagagaaaagaatCTGAACACGTATGAATGTATTGTACCTGCCAATATCGAGGCTGTCACTGCCAAG
- the CARD11 gene encoding caspase recruitment domain-containing protein 11 isoform X4, whose translation MNTQGGEPEMDDCLETLKDEEEALWENVECNRHMLSRYINPAKLTPYLRQCKVIDEQDEDEVLNSLMLPSKINRAGRLLDILHTKGQRGYVVFLESLEFYYPELYKLVTGKEPTRRFSTIVVEEGHEGLTHFLMNEIIKLQQQVKTKDVQRCELLAKSRQLEDERKQLKLNKIELLTFQERYNKMKEERNNYNDELVKVKDENYNLAMRYAQLSDEKSMAVIRSRDLQLEIDQLKHRLNKVEEECKLERNQSLKLKNDIENRPKKEQVLELERENEMMKTKIQELQSIIQADKRSLPDSDKAILDILEHDRKEALEDRHELVNKIFNLQEEIRHVEDLRDKYLEEKEDLELKCSTLGKDCEMYKHRMNTVMIQLEEVEKERDQAFRSRDEAQTQYSHCLIEKDKYRKQIRELEERNDELRIEVVRKEACIVNLECKLRRLSKDNNFLDQTFGNSSPKANGQEADDSSTSEDSPEDNKFFLPDQARLKRRLNLKGIQISPRAKSPVSMNKTSEFQAVRAQDEDGADASNGRTDTSSSVSISSSEVSKIQALRNRNDSIMSTTPEPPGNDSIVRRCKEDAPHCSLVEEDNDSFGCDALELDDDSHDRQSHGAPSVHSSSSSHQSEGLDAYDLEHVNSLFRKFSLERPFRPSVTSVGRLRNSCHAIQRVTLSGDSLNSEITLVGGNDRGSFISSVKTGSPAEKAGLREGHQILLLEGCIKGENQSVPLDTCTKEEVHWTIQRCSGPVTLQYKSNHEGYRKLLSELEEGLITSGDSFHIRLNLNISSQLDCCSLSVRCDEIVHILDTMYQGRCEWHCARVDPFTDRDLEMGTIPSYSRAQQLLLVKLQRLMHRGSKDETENSYNTLRALRNTLQPEEPAQPNDPKTSPRLSRASFLLGQILQFVSRSENKYKRMNSNERVRIVTGWPSGLARTSSEAKKQLPEKLEDLDSESEINKKLSLIPYSLVRPIHCERRRPVLFTPTMLAKPLVQKLLNSGGALEFNICKPDIVTKEEFLRKQRTETVIFSREKNLNTYECIVPANIEAVTAKNKHCLLEAGISCTKDLIKAKIYPIVLFIRVSEKNIKRFRKLLPKPEAEDEFLRLCRLKEKELEALPCLYASVEADAWSSIEDLIRIIKDRIGEEQRKTIWVDEDQL comes from the exons GAGGAGAGCCAGAGATGGACGACTGCCTGGAGACACTGAAAGATGAGGAGGAGGCTTTGTGGGAGAACGTGGAATGCAACCGGCACATGCTCAGCCGGTACATCAACCCCGCCAAGCTGACCCCCTACCTGCGGCAGTGCAAGGTCATCGACGAGCAGGACGAGGATGAGGTGCTCAACTCACTTATGCTGCCCTCCAAAATTAACAGAGCAG GCCGACTGCTGGACATCCTCCACACCAAGGGCCAAAGGGGCTACGTGGTTTTCTTAGAGAGCCTGGAGTTCTACTACCCTGAGCTCTACAAACTGGTAACAGGGAAAGAACCTACACGGAGATTTTCCACTATTGTTG TGGAGGAGGGACACGAAGGCCTTACCCATTTCCTAATGAATGAGATCATTAAGCTCCAGCAGCAAGTGAAGACAAAGGACGTGCAGCGCTGCGAACTCCTGGCCAAGTCTCGGCAGCTGGAGGACGAGCGGAAGCAGCTCAAACTGAACAAGATAGAGCTGCTGACCTTCCAGGAGAGGTACAACAAGAtgaaggaggagaggaacaaCTACAACGACGAGCTGGTGAAGGTGAAGGATGAGAACTACAACCTGGCCATGAGATACGCCCAGCTGAGTGACGAGAAGAGCATGGCCGTGATAAGGAGCCGAGACCTCCAGCTAGAG ATTGACCAGCTGAAGCATCGCTTGAACAAGGTGGAGGAGGAGTGCAAGCTGGAGAGGAACCAGTCTTTGAAGCTGAAAAATGACATTGAAAACCGGCCCAAAAAGGAACAGGTTCTGGAGCTGGAACGGGAAAATGAGATGATGAAGACCAAAATCCAGGAATTACAGTCCATCATTCAG GCTGACAAGCGGAGTTTGCCGGATTCAGACAAAGCAATTCTGGATATTCTGGAACACGACCGTAAGGAGGCACTGGAAGATCGTCACGAGTTGGTCAACAAGATCTTTAATCTCCAGGAGGAGATTCGTCATGTGGAGGACTTGAGAGACAAG TATCTTGAGGAGAAAGAGGATTTGGAGTTGAAGTGCTCAACACTAGGAAAAGACTGTGAGATGTACAAGCACCGTATGAACACTGTGATGATACAGCTGGAAGAGGTGGAAAAGGAGCGAGACCAG GCGTTCCGCTCACGCGACGAGGCTCAGACGCAGTACTCACACTGTCTGATCGAGAAGGATAAATACAGGAAGCAGATCCgagagctggaggagaggaatgACGAGCTCCGGATCGAGGTGGTTCGGAAGGAAGCGTGTATTGTCAACCTGGAGTGCAAACTCCGGCGGCTCTCCAAGGACAACAACTTCCTCGACCAG ACCTTCGGGAATTCCAGCCCAAAAGCCAACGGTCAGGAAGCCGATGACTCCTCCACTTCTGAAGACTCTCCAGAAGACAACAAGTTCTTCTTGCCTGATCAAGCTCGTCTCAAGAGAAGACTGAATCTAAAGGGAATCCAG ATAAGTCCAAGAGCTAAATCCCCTGTCAGCATGAACAAAACATCAGAGTTTCAAG CAGTGAGAGCGCAGGACGAGGACGGGGCCGACGCCAGCAACGGCCGCACGGACACGAGTTCTTCTGTCTCCATCAGCAGCTCTGAAGTCAGCAAGATT CAAGCGCTGAGGAATCGCAACGACAGCATCATGTCGACCACTCCCGAGCCTCCAGGAAATGATTCCATAGTCCGGCGGTGCAAAGAGGATGCCCCTCATTGCAG CCTGGTTGAAGAGGACAATGACAGCTTTGGATGTGATGCTTTGGAGCTGGATG atGACAGTCATGACAGGCAGTCACATGGAGCTCCTTCAGTGcattcttcctcttcttctcatCAGTCAGAAGGCCTGGATGCCTATGACCTTGAGCATGTCAACTCCCTGTTTAGGAAGTTCTCTCTGGAAAG GCCCTTTCGTCCCTCTGTCACGTCCGTGGGCCGCCTCAGGAACTCGTGCCACGCGATCCAGCGCGTGACGCTGAGCGGGGACAGCCTCAACTCCGAGATCACCCTGGTGGGGGGCAACGACAGGGGGAGCTTCATCAGCTCTGTCAAGACAGGATCACCTGCGGAGAAAGCTGGACTTCGAGAGGGCCACCAAATCCTCCTG TTGGAGGGCTGCATTAAAGGGGAAAATCAGAGTGTTCCCTTGGATACTTGCACAAAGGAAGAAGTTCACTGGACAATTCAGAGGTGCAGTGGTCCAGTAACACTCCAGTATAAATCAAATCATGAAG GTTACAGGAAGCTGCTGTCGGAGCTGGAGGAAGGGCTGATCACATCGGGGGACTCGTTCCACATCCGCCTGAACCTGAACATCTCCAGCCAGCTGgactgctgctccctgtccgTGAGGTGTGACGAGATCGTCCACATCCTGGACACCATGTACCAGGGCAGGTGTGAGTGGCACTGTGCCAGGGTGGATCCATTCACGGACAGAGACCTGGAAATGGGGACCATCCCCAGCTACAGCAG AGCCCAGCAACTTCTTTTGGTGAAACTGCAGCGGTTGATGCACAGAGGAAGCAAAGATGAGACAGAAAACTCCTATAACACCCTTCGGGCACTCCGG AATACATTGCAGCCAGAGGAGCCTGCCCAGCCGAACGACCCAAAAACCAGCCCTCGCCTGTCCAGAGCCAGCTTTCTTTTGGGTCAGATTTTACAG TTTGTCAGTAGgtctgaaaacaaatacaagCGTATGAACAGCAACGAGCGCGTCCGCATCGTCACCGGCTGGCCCTCTGGTCTGGCACGGACCTCATCAGAAGCAAAGAAGCAGTTGCCTGAGAAACTAGAAG ATTTGGATTCTGAAAGTGAAATCAATAAGAAGCTCAGTCTGATCCCCTATAGCCTGGTGAGACCCATCCACTGTGAGCGCAGGCGCCCCGTGCTTTTCACCCCCACCATGCTTGCCAAGCCCTTGGTACAGAAGCTTCTCAACTCTGGAGGTGCCCTGGAATTCAACATATGCAAGCCAG ATATTGTAACAAAGGAGGAGTTCTTAAGGAAGCAAAGGACAGAGACTGTCAtcttcagcagagaaaagaatCTGAACACGTATGAATGTATTGTACCTGCCAATATCGAGGCTGTCACTGCCAAG
- the CARD11 gene encoding caspase recruitment domain-containing protein 11 isoform X1 → MNTQGGEPEMDDCLETLKDEEEALWENVECNRHMLSRYINPAKLTPYLRQCKVIDEQDEDEVLNSLMLPSKINRAGRLLDILHTKGQRGYVVFLESLEFYYPELYKLVTGKEPTRRFSTIVVEEGHEGLTHFLMNEIIKLQQQVKTKDVQRCELLAKSRQLEDERKQLKLNKIELLTFQERYNKMKEERNNYNDELVKVKDENYNLAMRYAQLSDEKSMAVIRSRDLQLEIDQLKHRLNKVEEECKLERNQSLKLKNDIENRPKKEQVLELERENEMMKTKIQELQSIIQADKRSLPDSDKAILDILEHDRKEALEDRHELVNKIFNLQEEIRHVEDLRDKYLEEKEDLELKCSTLGKDCEMYKHRMNTVMIQLEEVEKERDQAFRSRDEAQTQYSHCLIEKDKYRKQIRELEERNDELRIEVVRKEACIVNLECKLRRLSKDNNFLDQSLPRNLPITIISQTFGNSSPKANGQEADDSSTSEDSPEDNKFFLPDQARLKRRLNLKGIQISPRAKSPVSMNKTSEFQAVRAQDEDGADASNGRTDTSSSVSISSSEVSKIQALRNRNDSIMSTTPEPPGNDSIVRRCKEDAPHCSLVEEDNDSFGCDALELDDDSHDRQSHGAPSVHSSSSSHQSEGLDAYDLEHVNSLFRKFSLERPFRPSVTSVGRLRNSCHAIQRVTLSGDSLNSEITLVGGNDRGSFISSVKTGSPAEKAGLREGHQILLLEGCIKGENQSVPLDTCTKEEVHWTIQRCSGPVTLQYKSNHEGYRKLLSELEEGLITSGDSFHIRLNLNISSQLDCCSLSVRCDEIVHILDTMYQGRCEWHCARVDPFTDRDLEMGTIPSYSRAQQLLLVKLQRLMHRGSKDETENSYNTLRALRNTLQPEEPAQPNDPKTSPRLSRASFLLGQILQFVSRSENKYKRMNSNERVRIVTGWPSGLARTSSEAKKQLPEKLEDLDSESEINKKLSLIPYSLVRPIHCERRRPVLFTPTMLAKPLVQKLLNSGGALEFNICKPDIVTKEEFLRKQRTETVIFSREKNLNTYECIVPANIEAVTAKNKHCLLEAGISCTKDLIKAKIYPIVLFIRVSEKNIKRFRKLLPKPEAEDEFLRLCRLKEKELEALPCLYASVEADAWSSIEDLIRIIKDRIGEEQRKTIWVDEDQL, encoded by the exons GAGGAGAGCCAGAGATGGACGACTGCCTGGAGACACTGAAAGATGAGGAGGAGGCTTTGTGGGAGAACGTGGAATGCAACCGGCACATGCTCAGCCGGTACATCAACCCCGCCAAGCTGACCCCCTACCTGCGGCAGTGCAAGGTCATCGACGAGCAGGACGAGGATGAGGTGCTCAACTCACTTATGCTGCCCTCCAAAATTAACAGAGCAG GCCGACTGCTGGACATCCTCCACACCAAGGGCCAAAGGGGCTACGTGGTTTTCTTAGAGAGCCTGGAGTTCTACTACCCTGAGCTCTACAAACTGGTAACAGGGAAAGAACCTACACGGAGATTTTCCACTATTGTTG TGGAGGAGGGACACGAAGGCCTTACCCATTTCCTAATGAATGAGATCATTAAGCTCCAGCAGCAAGTGAAGACAAAGGACGTGCAGCGCTGCGAACTCCTGGCCAAGTCTCGGCAGCTGGAGGACGAGCGGAAGCAGCTCAAACTGAACAAGATAGAGCTGCTGACCTTCCAGGAGAGGTACAACAAGAtgaaggaggagaggaacaaCTACAACGACGAGCTGGTGAAGGTGAAGGATGAGAACTACAACCTGGCCATGAGATACGCCCAGCTGAGTGACGAGAAGAGCATGGCCGTGATAAGGAGCCGAGACCTCCAGCTAGAG ATTGACCAGCTGAAGCATCGCTTGAACAAGGTGGAGGAGGAGTGCAAGCTGGAGAGGAACCAGTCTTTGAAGCTGAAAAATGACATTGAAAACCGGCCCAAAAAGGAACAGGTTCTGGAGCTGGAACGGGAAAATGAGATGATGAAGACCAAAATCCAGGAATTACAGTCCATCATTCAG GCTGACAAGCGGAGTTTGCCGGATTCAGACAAAGCAATTCTGGATATTCTGGAACACGACCGTAAGGAGGCACTGGAAGATCGTCACGAGTTGGTCAACAAGATCTTTAATCTCCAGGAGGAGATTCGTCATGTGGAGGACTTGAGAGACAAG TATCTTGAGGAGAAAGAGGATTTGGAGTTGAAGTGCTCAACACTAGGAAAAGACTGTGAGATGTACAAGCACCGTATGAACACTGTGATGATACAGCTGGAAGAGGTGGAAAAGGAGCGAGACCAG GCGTTCCGCTCACGCGACGAGGCTCAGACGCAGTACTCACACTGTCTGATCGAGAAGGATAAATACAGGAAGCAGATCCgagagctggaggagaggaatgACGAGCTCCGGATCGAGGTGGTTCGGAAGGAAGCGTGTATTGTCAACCTGGAGTGCAAACTCCGGCGGCTCTCCAAGGACAACAACTTCCTCGACCAG AGTTTGCCACGGAATCTACCCATTACCATTATCTCCCAGACCTTCGGGAATTCCAGCCCAAAAGCCAACGGTCAGGAAGCCGATGACTCCTCCACTTCTGAAGACTCTCCAGAAGACAACAAGTTCTTCTTGCCTGATCAAGCTCGTCTCAAGAGAAGACTGAATCTAAAGGGAATCCAG ATAAGTCCAAGAGCTAAATCCCCTGTCAGCATGAACAAAACATCAGAGTTTCAAG CAGTGAGAGCGCAGGACGAGGACGGGGCCGACGCCAGCAACGGCCGCACGGACACGAGTTCTTCTGTCTCCATCAGCAGCTCTGAAGTCAGCAAGATT CAAGCGCTGAGGAATCGCAACGACAGCATCATGTCGACCACTCCCGAGCCTCCAGGAAATGATTCCATAGTCCGGCGGTGCAAAGAGGATGCCCCTCATTGCAG CCTGGTTGAAGAGGACAATGACAGCTTTGGATGTGATGCTTTGGAGCTGGATG atGACAGTCATGACAGGCAGTCACATGGAGCTCCTTCAGTGcattcttcctcttcttctcatCAGTCAGAAGGCCTGGATGCCTATGACCTTGAGCATGTCAACTCCCTGTTTAGGAAGTTCTCTCTGGAAAG GCCCTTTCGTCCCTCTGTCACGTCCGTGGGCCGCCTCAGGAACTCGTGCCACGCGATCCAGCGCGTGACGCTGAGCGGGGACAGCCTCAACTCCGAGATCACCCTGGTGGGGGGCAACGACAGGGGGAGCTTCATCAGCTCTGTCAAGACAGGATCACCTGCGGAGAAAGCTGGACTTCGAGAGGGCCACCAAATCCTCCTG TTGGAGGGCTGCATTAAAGGGGAAAATCAGAGTGTTCCCTTGGATACTTGCACAAAGGAAGAAGTTCACTGGACAATTCAGAGGTGCAGTGGTCCAGTAACACTCCAGTATAAATCAAATCATGAAG GTTACAGGAAGCTGCTGTCGGAGCTGGAGGAAGGGCTGATCACATCGGGGGACTCGTTCCACATCCGCCTGAACCTGAACATCTCCAGCCAGCTGgactgctgctccctgtccgTGAGGTGTGACGAGATCGTCCACATCCTGGACACCATGTACCAGGGCAGGTGTGAGTGGCACTGTGCCAGGGTGGATCCATTCACGGACAGAGACCTGGAAATGGGGACCATCCCCAGCTACAGCAG AGCCCAGCAACTTCTTTTGGTGAAACTGCAGCGGTTGATGCACAGAGGAAGCAAAGATGAGACAGAAAACTCCTATAACACCCTTCGGGCACTCCGG AATACATTGCAGCCAGAGGAGCCTGCCCAGCCGAACGACCCAAAAACCAGCCCTCGCCTGTCCAGAGCCAGCTTTCTTTTGGGTCAGATTTTACAG TTTGTCAGTAGgtctgaaaacaaatacaagCGTATGAACAGCAACGAGCGCGTCCGCATCGTCACCGGCTGGCCCTCTGGTCTGGCACGGACCTCATCAGAAGCAAAGAAGCAGTTGCCTGAGAAACTAGAAG ATTTGGATTCTGAAAGTGAAATCAATAAGAAGCTCAGTCTGATCCCCTATAGCCTGGTGAGACCCATCCACTGTGAGCGCAGGCGCCCCGTGCTTTTCACCCCCACCATGCTTGCCAAGCCCTTGGTACAGAAGCTTCTCAACTCTGGAGGTGCCCTGGAATTCAACATATGCAAGCCAG ATATTGTAACAAAGGAGGAGTTCTTAAGGAAGCAAAGGACAGAGACTGTCAtcttcagcagagaaaagaatCTGAACACGTATGAATGTATTGTACCTGCCAATATCGAGGCTGTCACTGCCAAG